A region of Candidatus Leptovillus gracilis DNA encodes the following proteins:
- a CDS encoding acyl-CoA thioesterase, with protein sequence MNTIRPFLIQLPIQVKTYDIDFANIVHNAVYIRWLEDLRTAMLADYYAIEQMLADGLTPILTKTEIEYRRPVRFGDAVLGRMWLADLGRTRWTVQSEICVGEIVAAASQQTGYFAELGNGRATRVPAQLRAIWQSFLNPA encoded by the coding sequence ATGAATACAATACGGCCGTTTCTCATCCAACTGCCTATCCAGGTGAAGACCTACGACATAGACTTTGCCAATATCGTCCACAACGCGGTCTATATCCGTTGGCTGGAAGATTTGCGCACGGCGATGCTGGCCGACTATTACGCCATCGAGCAAATGCTGGCCGATGGCCTGACGCCCATCCTCACCAAAACGGAAATCGAATACCGCCGCCCGGTGCGCTTTGGCGACGCCGTGCTGGGCCGCATGTGGCTGGCCGACCTGGGCCGCACGCGCTGGACGGTGCAGAGTGAAATCTGCGTCGGTGAAATTGTCGCCGCGGCTTCCCAACAGACAGGTTATTTTGCCGAATTGGGTAACGGCCGTGCCACCCGTGTCCCCGCCCAACTGCGCGCCATCTGGCAGAGCTTTCTAAACCCCGCTTAA
- a CDS encoding trypsin-like peptidase domain-containing protein, whose translation MMKQTHRVAALVAVLILGILLLAGCGPALTLNGAPTQALPAVAATNNVVEETSPVVAVSGVGDTAVGDTVYSDTPAQVTSQTSPTLDLNAFQDTLTNLYEQINPGVVNIQVTLDSGASLPEGLDLNSLPENHPFLTPQFGQGSGFVYSDEGYIITNNHVVEGANKITVVFADGTEADATLIGTDPGSDLAVIQVDVPASKLNPVPVGSSDDLKVGQFVIAIGNPFGLDGSMTSGIISGLGRTLPADTTTVTGSRFSIPAIIQTDAAINPGNSGGPLLNLAGEVIGVNTAIATESGTFSGVGYAVPAATVRQVVPQIIETGEIAHPWIGISGREMNGTLAEAMNMDADQRGVLVVEVVAGGPSDKAGLRASSDLVTIDGFEAAIGGDIIVGINGQQVVKFDDLLSYIVQKTAVGDTINLTVLRGGEQVEVSLTLEARPTQ comes from the coding sequence ATGATGAAACAAACGCATCGTGTTGCAGCCCTGGTGGCTGTTTTGATTTTAGGTATTTTGCTTTTGGCCGGCTGCGGCCCAGCTTTGACGTTGAATGGTGCGCCGACGCAGGCGCTGCCGGCCGTCGCCGCGACGAATAACGTGGTCGAAGAGACCAGTCCGGTGGTAGCAGTGAGCGGTGTGGGTGACACGGCCGTTGGCGACACAGTCTACAGCGACACACCGGCGCAAGTTACCAGCCAGACGTCCCCCACTCTGGATTTAAATGCCTTCCAGGACACCCTGACCAACCTGTATGAGCAGATCAACCCCGGCGTCGTCAATATTCAGGTCACGCTGGACAGCGGCGCGTCTTTGCCGGAAGGCCTAGACCTGAACAGCCTGCCGGAAAACCACCCATTCCTGACCCCACAGTTTGGGCAAGGCTCCGGCTTTGTCTACAGTGACGAGGGCTACATTATCACCAATAACCACGTGGTGGAAGGGGCCAACAAAATCACCGTCGTCTTTGCCGATGGCACGGAAGCCGACGCAACGCTGATAGGCACAGACCCCGGTTCGGACCTGGCGGTAATTCAGGTGGACGTGCCCGCCAGCAAACTAAACCCGGTTCCCGTGGGCAGTTCCGACGATTTGAAGGTAGGCCAGTTTGTCATCGCCATTGGCAATCCATTTGGGCTGGATGGTTCGATGACTTCCGGCATCATTTCCGGCTTAGGGCGCACGCTGCCGGCCGATACCACCACCGTTACCGGCAGTCGCTTCAGCATCCCGGCCATCATCCAGACCGACGCGGCCATCAACCCCGGTAATTCTGGCGGCCCGCTGCTGAACCTGGCTGGTGAGGTGATTGGCGTAAACACGGCGATTGCTACGGAAAGTGGCACATTCTCCGGCGTCGGCTATGCCGTCCCGGCGGCCACAGTGCGCCAGGTCGTGCCGCAGATCATCGAAACCGGCGAGATCGCCCATCCGTGGATTGGCATTTCTGGCCGGGAAATGAATGGTACATTGGCCGAGGCGATGAATATGGACGCCGACCAACGCGGCGTGCTGGTGGTAGAGGTTGTGGCTGGCGGCCCATCGGACAAAGCGGGACTGCGCGCCAGCAGCGACCTGGTAACGATTGATGGGTTTGAGGCAGCCATTGGCGGCGACATTATTGTGGGCATTAACGGCCAGCAGGTGGTGAAGTTCGACGATCTGTTGAGCTACATTGTGCAGAAAACGGCCGTTGGTGACACCATCAACCTGACTGTTTTGCGTGGCGGGGAACAGGTAGAGGTATCCTTAACCTTAGAAGCGCGGCCAACGCAGTAA
- a CDS encoding 2-oxo acid dehydrogenase subunit E2, with protein sequence MGTQILMPEMGEGIIEATVARWLKEEGEAIALYEPLLEIETDKVTTEATAEAAGVLLKIHVPAGETVAVGTLLAVIGAPGEELSASGGGNGAATAVPQPTEPIQPAQPTEPIQLAQPTEPIQLAQPTQPRRYTGRISPVVARIAAENQVDLDLVTGTGLDGRITKEDILAFVENRQSAVRSPQSAIPGHLLPLSAMRRSIAEHMVRSRQTSPHATTVFEFDFTAVSAHRAAHKEAFARDDARLTFTAYLAAATVAALKAFPLVNSTWQTDGILLRRDINLGLATALDEGLIVPVIKNADSLNLLGLARAINDLAERARRKRLRPDETQDGTFTITNHGVSGSLFAMPIISQPQCAILGVGMIEKRVKVVGENAIAIRPSAYVSLTFDHRILDGAVADHFVAAIKERIEEWQ encoded by the coding sequence ATGGGAACACAAATATTAATGCCTGAGATGGGTGAGGGGATTATTGAGGCGACGGTGGCGCGCTGGTTGAAGGAGGAGGGGGAGGCCATTGCGTTGTATGAACCGCTGCTGGAAATTGAGACCGATAAGGTGACGACGGAGGCCACTGCCGAAGCGGCCGGGGTATTGCTAAAAATCCATGTCCCGGCCGGGGAAACGGTGGCCGTGGGCACGCTGTTGGCGGTGATTGGCGCGCCGGGCGAGGAGTTGAGCGCCAGCGGAGGTGGAAATGGGGCGGCAACGGCCGTTCCCCAACCAACCGAACCAATTCAACCAGCCCAACCAACCGAACCAATTCAACTAGCCCAACCAACCGAACCAATTCAACTAGCCCAACCCACCCAACCACGCCGCTACACCGGCCGTATCAGCCCGGTCGTCGCCCGCATCGCCGCCGAAAACCAGGTAGATTTAGATTTAGTGACCGGAACCGGGCTAGACGGCCGTATCACCAAAGAAGACATCCTGGCCTTTGTGGAAAATCGTCAATCCGCAGTCCGCAGTCCGCAATCCGCAATTCCCGGCCATCTACTGCCGCTGTCGGCCATGCGGCGCAGCATTGCCGAACATATGGTGCGTAGCCGCCAGACCAGCCCCCACGCGACGACGGTGTTTGAGTTTGATTTTACGGCCGTATCCGCCCATCGCGCCGCCCACAAAGAAGCATTTGCCCGCGATGATGCCCGCCTGACCTTCACCGCTTACTTGGCGGCGGCCACCGTCGCCGCGCTGAAGGCGTTTCCGCTGGTCAACAGCACATGGCAGACGGATGGCATCCTGCTGCGCCGCGACATCAACCTGGGGCTGGCGACGGCGCTCGACGAAGGGCTGATTGTGCCGGTGATCAAAAACGCTGATTCGCTCAACCTGCTGGGCCTGGCCCGGGCCATCAACGACCTGGCTGAACGCGCCCGGCGCAAGCGGCTGCGCCCGGATGAGACGCAGGATGGTACGTTTACCATCACCAATCACGGCGTCAGCGGTAGTCTGTTCGCCATGCCGATCATCAGCCAGCCGCAGTGCGCCATTTTGGGTGTGGGCATGATCGAGAAGCGGGTGAAGGTGGTGGGGGAAAACGCGATAGCCATACGGCCGTCGGCCTACGTCAGTCTCACCTTCGACCATCGCATCCTGGATGGCGCGGTCGCCGATCATTTTGTGGCGGCCATCAAAGAGCGGATTGAGGAGTGGCAATAA
- a CDS encoding transketolase, whose amino-acid sequence MNRPQTQEQTQHRQENPFPAQKFISTADILRDYTLAAQSRQASLIGRREVFSGKAKFGIFGDGKEVAQIAMAKSFRKGDWRSGYYRDQTFMFAIGATTIQQYFAQLYAHADVTQEPSSAGRQMNAHFATRSLDENGRFRDLTTQFNSSADISPTASQMPRLVGLGYASRLYRDLAELHQFSQFSHNGDEIAWGTIGNASAAEGMFWEAINAIGVLKAPVVLSIWDDGYGISVPNEFQMVKENLTELLAGFRRAPDRADGYDIYTVKGWDYLALIEAYQQAADVARRDHVPAIVHVIEMTQPQGHSSSGSHERYKSPERLAWEAEYDCLRQMRQWIIEQRIATAGELDQIERNAQKLVENIKMKAWTAYTSPFHKERDEAVALIQAAVPDSPLAAQLTAKQTPYRRDILTAVHETLIASRHHPSPARQQLADWHQAQVQLNRARAGSHLVSQSAEAARHVTEVKPVYAADPPELNGFQILNTAFDAMLARDPRVIAFGEDVGKLGGVNQSFAGLQAKYGPLRVSDTGIREATIIGQAIGMALRGLRPIAEIQYLDYLLYALQILSDDLATLQWRTAGGQKAPVIIRTRGHRLEGVWHSGSPMGATVHLLRGINVLVPRNMVQAAGFYNSLLQSDEPGLIVEVLSGYRLKEKMPSNLAEVTVPLGVPEVLRPGDDVTLVTYGAGCRLALEAAERLTAVGIGLEVIDVQSLLPFDVNGRIRQSLQKTSRILFMDEDVPGGATAYMMQQVIETQGGFHWLDAVPRTLTAQPHRPAFGTDGNYFSKPNVQDVFDVVYGLMHEANPGVYRW is encoded by the coding sequence ATGAACAGACCGCAAACCCAAGAACAGACCCAACACCGGCAAGAAAACCCTTTTCCAGCGCAAAAATTCATCAGCACGGCCGACATATTGCGTGATTACACCCTGGCCGCGCAAAGCCGCCAGGCCAGCCTCATTGGTCGCCGGGAGGTTTTTAGCGGCAAGGCGAAGTTTGGTATCTTTGGCGATGGTAAAGAAGTGGCCCAAATTGCCATGGCTAAATCGTTTCGCAAGGGGGATTGGCGTTCCGGCTATTACCGCGACCAGACATTTATGTTCGCCATTGGCGCGACCACGATTCAGCAGTATTTTGCCCAGCTTTACGCCCACGCCGATGTGACACAAGAGCCTAGCTCGGCCGGCCGCCAGATGAACGCCCACTTTGCCACCCGCAGCCTGGACGAAAACGGCCGTTTCCGTGACCTCACCACCCAATTCAACTCCTCCGCCGACATCTCACCCACCGCTTCGCAAATGCCCCGCCTGGTAGGGCTGGGCTACGCCTCCCGCCTCTACCGCGACCTGGCGGAGCTGCATCAATTCAGCCAGTTCTCCCACAACGGCGACGAAATCGCCTGGGGGACCATCGGCAACGCCAGCGCCGCCGAAGGCATGTTCTGGGAAGCGATCAACGCCATCGGCGTCCTCAAAGCGCCGGTCGTCCTTTCCATCTGGGACGACGGCTATGGCATCTCCGTGCCCAACGAATTTCAGATGGTCAAAGAAAATCTCACCGAACTGTTGGCTGGCTTCCGCCGCGCGCCGGACCGCGCCGATGGCTACGACATTTACACCGTCAAAGGTTGGGATTACCTGGCGCTCATCGAAGCATACCAACAGGCGGCCGATGTGGCCCGCCGCGACCACGTCCCAGCCATTGTCCACGTCATCGAAATGACGCAGCCGCAGGGCCATTCCAGCTCCGGCAGCCATGAACGGTACAAATCGCCCGAACGTCTGGCCTGGGAAGCGGAATACGACTGTTTGCGCCAGATGCGCCAATGGATTATCGAGCAGCGCATTGCCACCGCCGGGGAGCTGGACCAGATTGAGCGCAACGCGCAAAAACTGGTGGAAAACATCAAAATGAAGGCGTGGACGGCCTACACGTCGCCGTTTCATAAAGAGCGCGACGAGGCGGTGGCCCTGATTCAGGCGGCGGTCCCGGATTCGCCGCTGGCGGCCCAGTTAACGGCCAAACAGACGCCCTACCGCCGGGATATTTTAACGGCCGTCCATGAAACCCTCATCGCCAGCCGCCATCACCCGTCCCCCGCCCGCCAGCAGTTGGCCGATTGGCATCAGGCGCAGGTGCAGCTCAACCGCGCCCGCGCCGGTTCCCACCTGGTCAGCCAATCGGCCGAAGCCGCCCGCCACGTGACCGAAGTGAAGCCGGTTTACGCCGCCGACCCGCCGGAACTGAACGGCTTCCAAATCCTCAACACCGCTTTCGATGCCATGTTGGCCCGCGACCCGCGCGTGATCGCCTTTGGCGAAGACGTGGGCAAATTGGGCGGCGTCAATCAATCATTCGCCGGGCTGCAAGCCAAATATGGCCCGCTGCGCGTGTCCGATACAGGCATCCGTGAGGCGACCATCATCGGCCAGGCCATCGGTATGGCGCTGCGCGGCCTGCGCCCCATCGCCGAAATTCAATACCTGGATTATTTGCTCTATGCCCTGCAAATTTTGTCTGACGACCTGGCGACGCTGCAATGGCGCACGGCCGGCGGCCAAAAAGCGCCGGTCATCATCCGCACACGCGGCCATCGGCTGGAGGGTGTCTGGCATTCGGGGTCGCCGATGGGGGCGACGGTGCATTTGCTGCGCGGCATTAACGTGCTGGTCCCGCGCAACATGGTGCAGGCGGCCGGGTTTTACAACAGCCTGCTGCAATCCGACGAACCGGGCCTGATTGTCGAGGTGCTGAGCGGCTACCGCCTGAAGGAAAAGATGCCGTCTAACCTGGCCGAGGTGACGGTTCCTCTGGGCGTGCCAGAGGTGCTGCGCCCCGGCGACGATGTGACGCTGGTAACGTATGGCGCGGGCTGCCGTCTGGCGTTGGAGGCGGCCGAACGGTTGACGGCCGTTGGCATTGGCCTGGAAGTGATTGATGTGCAGAGCTTGCTGCCGTTTGACGTGAACGGCCGTATCCGGCAATCCTTACAAAAAACCAGCCGTATCCTCTTCATGGATGAAGATGTGCCCGGCGGCGCCACCGCCTACATGATGCAGCAGGTGATCGAGACCCAGGGTGGCTTCCACTGGCTAGACGCCGTGCCGCGCACCCTGACGGCGCAGCCGCACCGCCCCGCTTTTGGCACAGACGGCAATTACTTCTCCAAACCCAACGTGCAAGACGTGTTCGACGTGGTTTATGGTCTGATGCACGAAGCGAATCCGGGAGTTTACCGTTGGTAG